A section of the Paenibacillus yonginensis genome encodes:
- a CDS encoding YlaN family protein gives MTSSDLQEQLNLKALNLLQEDAYKIEKLIEVQMENLATRYCPLYEEVLDTQMFGFSKEVDFAVRAGLVNELVGKQILSKLERNLALLYEALNQKANQSEDGTL, from the coding sequence ATGACTTCATCTGATTTGCAGGAACAGCTGAATTTAAAAGCGTTGAATCTGCTGCAGGAAGACGCTTATAAAATAGAGAAATTAATTGAAGTGCAGATGGAGAATTTGGCAACACGTTACTGCCCACTCTATGAGGAAGTGCTGGATACGCAAATGTTCGGATTTTCCAAGGAAGTTGATTTTGCCGTAAGAGCCGGCCTTGTCAACGAACTGGTCGGTAAGCAGATTCTTAGTAAATTGGAGCGGAATCTGGCTCTTCTCTACGAAGCACTGAACCAAAAGGCGAATCAGTCCGAAGACGGAACTCTATAG
- a CDS encoding aminopeptidase: MKDPRIQKLAQNLVGYSVNVQPGENVLIEMIGSERDLINAIVEEVAKAGGHPFVQLTDKTTQRAMLMNATEEQIRTWADIDLNRMKQMQAYIGIRAGENINDLADVSEKNMKLYNVLYNHPVHSEQRVKHTKWVVLRYPNASMAQLANTSTEAFEDFYFNVCNLDYAKMDRAQDALADLMKRTDKVRITGPGTDLQFSIKGIDAIKCSGQANIPDGEVYTAPVRDSVNGVISYNAASLYNGVTFENVVFHFENGKIVKATSNNNERINEILDSDEGARYIGEFAIGFNPYILHPMKDILFDEKIAGSLHFTPGQAYEIADNGNRSSIHWDLVLIQRPDYGGGEIYFDDVLIRKDGVFVLPELEPLNPENLK, translated from the coding sequence ATGAAAGATCCAAGAATTCAAAAGCTGGCGCAAAATCTGGTCGGTTATTCCGTCAACGTCCAGCCGGGGGAGAACGTACTGATTGAAATGATCGGCAGCGAGCGCGATCTGATCAACGCGATTGTGGAAGAAGTAGCTAAAGCAGGCGGGCATCCGTTTGTACAGCTGACAGACAAAACGACGCAGCGTGCCATGCTCATGAATGCTACAGAAGAGCAGATCAGAACCTGGGCAGACATCGATTTGAACCGTATGAAGCAAATGCAGGCCTACATCGGCATACGGGCCGGAGAGAACATCAATGATCTGGCAGATGTGTCGGAGAAAAATATGAAATTGTACAATGTCTTATACAATCATCCTGTACATAGCGAACAGCGTGTCAAACATACAAAATGGGTTGTGCTTCGTTACCCGAATGCAAGTATGGCACAGCTGGCGAATACAAGTACGGAAGCGTTTGAAGATTTCTACTTTAACGTCTGCAACCTGGATTATGCCAAAATGGACCGCGCACAGGACGCTTTGGCCGACTTAATGAAGCGTACCGATAAGGTTCGCATTACAGGACCGGGAACCGACCTTCAGTTCTCCATTAAAGGCATCGACGCCATTAAATGTTCCGGCCAGGCGAATATTCCGGACGGGGAAGTCTATACGGCTCCGGTTCGCGATTCCGTAAACGGGGTAATCAGCTATAACGCGGCTTCCCTATATAACGGCGTGACGTTCGAGAACGTGGTGTTCCACTTTGAGAACGGCAAAATCGTCAAGGCGACCAGCAACAACAATGAACGCATCAACGAAATTCTGGATTCGGACGAAGGGGCGCGTTATATCGGCGAGTTCGCAATCGGCTTTAATCCATATATCCTGCATCCCATGAAAGATATTTTGTTCGATGAAAAAATCGCCGGCAGCCTGCATTTCACGCCAGGGCAAGCCTATGAAATCGCCGATAACGGCAACCGTTCTTCGATCCACTGGGATCTGGTGCTGATCCAGCGTCCGGACTACGGCGGCGGGGAGATCTATTTCGACGACGTATTGATCCGTAAAGACGGGGTTTTTGTCCTGCCGGAGCTTGAGCCTTTGAACCCGGAGAACTTGAAATAG
- a CDS encoding sensor domain-containing diguanylate cyclase has product MKAGNPQAAVQAAWLNDIDITPNDFPYIEGLLQRAFSVWSEENLPLFGLEEVSWYLIDHAGKILAEALDRPHAEREAASAAARQMLMLGEPGTIAGGDYSLAAAPVKTRQQGHVYAVMVSTADSDPVEAQLALTVQTAKHFGTCFYHELNHVFLSDLYNLRTQNEREAARWTALLQIVKRIHDKIDVSGVLNEVFESMSDIYPGAHLELLMTQDYQSSNLRVKPLHMNAATGEDKLCIRAYTENIMLSREKVSEKGARTLEIAVPLSGKQGVYGVFHFQIPGELGKDMDLQLVGMLADTAGNAFENAKLYEQSNLLIHELRLINELSRELSQSLQPSEVFEFATKELLEIFKADYCCISELTHEGDQFRIMSTNLETLDKEPFPVNYGICGLVHNTKEPLILSDYHTFKGVRSKIMDSTNSRSLIAAPVKLRGEVRGTILLTHREPHYFSYENYKLLQVLATHIGLAIANASLYEAVQHMANRDMLTGLYARHYLNSCVQKRLSTDSVGSLLVVDIDKFKQINDSYGHQVGDRILKQVCDIIKSSIRSDDIAARWGGEELAIYFPYMTAEDCLKVAERIRERVKAETDPKVTVSCGVGGWRSDQDRISVESLFFTADMALYRAKNGGRNRTEVGGFDGTSERLTP; this is encoded by the coding sequence GTACAAGCAGCGTGGCTGAACGACATTGACATTACCCCAAATGACTTCCCTTATATAGAGGGGCTGCTGCAAAGAGCTTTTTCCGTTTGGTCGGAAGAAAACCTTCCCCTCTTTGGCCTGGAGGAAGTAAGCTGGTATTTAATTGATCATGCAGGAAAAATACTGGCCGAGGCGTTGGACAGACCTCATGCGGAAAGAGAAGCCGCATCGGCTGCTGCCCGGCAGATGCTGATGCTCGGGGAGCCGGGGACGATTGCCGGAGGAGACTACAGCCTTGCGGCTGCGCCGGTAAAAACCCGTCAGCAGGGGCATGTTTATGCAGTCATGGTGAGTACCGCGGACTCGGACCCGGTAGAGGCCCAGCTGGCTTTAACCGTTCAGACAGCCAAACACTTTGGAACCTGCTTCTATCATGAGCTTAACCATGTCTTCCTCAGCGACTTGTATAATTTGCGTACACAAAATGAACGCGAGGCGGCTCGTTGGACGGCTTTGCTCCAGATCGTCAAGCGGATTCATGACAAAATCGACGTCAGCGGAGTCTTAAATGAAGTATTTGAAAGCATGAGCGATATTTATCCCGGAGCCCATCTTGAACTGCTTATGACCCAGGATTATCAAAGCAGCAATTTGCGGGTGAAGCCGCTTCATATGAACGCGGCAACGGGAGAGGACAAGCTCTGCATCCGCGCGTATACGGAGAATATCATGCTTTCAAGGGAGAAGGTTTCGGAAAAAGGGGCGCGCACCCTTGAAATTGCGGTTCCGCTCAGCGGCAAACAGGGCGTATACGGGGTATTTCACTTTCAGATTCCCGGTGAACTTGGCAAGGATATGGATCTCCAGCTGGTGGGCATGCTGGCTGATACGGCAGGCAATGCTTTTGAGAACGCCAAGCTGTACGAGCAGTCCAACCTTCTAATTCATGAACTAAGGCTGATTAATGAATTGTCCAGGGAGCTGAGCCAAAGCCTGCAGCCCTCCGAGGTGTTCGAGTTTGCCACAAAAGAACTGCTTGAAATTTTTAAAGCGGATTATTGCTGCATCTCGGAGCTGACTCATGAAGGAGACCAGTTCAGAATCATGTCCACCAATCTAGAGACGCTGGACAAGGAGCCTTTCCCGGTGAATTACGGCATTTGCGGACTGGTGCACAATACGAAGGAGCCTTTGATTCTTTCGGATTATCATACCTTCAAAGGCGTGCGATCCAAAATTATGGACTCTACGAATTCAAGGTCGCTGATCGCGGCTCCTGTGAAGCTGCGTGGCGAAGTCAGGGGGACCATTCTCTTGACCCACCGGGAGCCGCATTATTTTTCCTATGAGAATTATAAGCTGCTCCAGGTGCTGGCTACCCATATCGGGCTTGCGATCGCAAACGCCTCCCTTTATGAAGCCGTTCAGCATATGGCGAACCGGGACATGCTCACCGGTCTGTATGCCCGGCATTATCTCAACAGCTGTGTTCAGAAGCGGCTGTCAACCGATTCGGTTGGCTCCCTTCTTGTCGTGGATATCGATAAATTTAAGCAGATCAATGACAGTTACGGGCATCAGGTGGGGGACCGGATTCTGAAGCAGGTATGCGACATTATCAAAAGCTCGATCCGCAGCGATGATATTGCGGCGCGGTGGGGCGGGGAAGAGCTGGCGATTTATTTTCCTTATATGACGGCCGAGGATTGTCTTAAAGTGGCAGAGCGCATCCGCGAACGGGTGAAAGCCGAAACGGATCCCAAAGTGACTGTTTCCTGCGGGGTTGGCGGCTGGCGGAGTGATCAGGACCGGATCAGCGTCGAGTCCTTGTTTTTTACGGCGGACATGGCGCTGTACCGGGCCAAGAACGGCGGCCGGAACCGGACGGAGGTCGGCGGCTTCGACGGCACTTCAGAACGTTTGACACCTTAA
- a CDS encoding HPr family phosphocarrier protein yields the protein MATNNQAVVEIAQTASKFSSSIVLQAENKYIDVKSILGLFTTLVSGHSYELHVHGPDADAAKAAMTEVFEKHGLHVNLVSE from the coding sequence ATGGCTACGAACAATCAGGCGGTTGTGGAGATTGCCCAAACGGCATCGAAATTTTCATCTTCCATCGTACTGCAAGCCGAGAACAAGTACATCGATGTGAAGAGCATCCTGGGCCTATTCACAACATTGGTAAGCGGCCACAGTTACGAACTTCATGTGCATGGACCGGACGCTGATGCAGCGAAGGCCGCAATGACAGAGGTCTTTGAGAAACATGGACTTCATGTAAATCTTGTTTCTGAGTAA